From the genome of Lentilactobacillus buchneri, one region includes:
- the lgt gene encoding prolipoprotein diacylglyceryl transferase — MTNLLSLALNPIAFNLGPIEVHWYGIIIASGVILAVWLAVREGDKRGIKADDIYDMILWALPAALICARLYYVIFQWSYYKDNPGEIIKIWDGGIAIYGSLIGAMIVVILFCRHRFIPVWLMLDVAAPTVILAQSIGRWGNFMNQEAFGQVTSLSFLTGLHLPHFIITQMYISGAYRQPTFLYESLWSFLGFLVLITLRHNSHLFKRGEVFLTYVMWYSFGRFFVEGMRTDSLMLGGLRVSQILSIILFVGAIGIIIYRRLRQPHNPWYLEGSKLTVN; from the coding sequence TTGACAAATTTATTGAGCTTAGCCCTCAACCCGATCGCCTTTAACCTGGGTCCAATTGAAGTCCACTGGTATGGTATTATCATTGCCAGTGGCGTGATTCTGGCGGTTTGGTTGGCGGTCCGCGAAGGCGATAAACGTGGGATTAAAGCCGACGATATTTACGATATGATTTTGTGGGCGTTGCCCGCTGCGCTAATTTGTGCGCGATTGTATTACGTCATCTTCCAGTGGTCTTATTACAAAGATAACCCTGGTGAAATCATCAAAATCTGGGACGGTGGTATTGCCATTTATGGTTCTTTAATTGGTGCGATGATTGTGGTGATCCTATTTTGCCGCCACCGCTTCATTCCGGTTTGGCTGATGTTGGATGTTGCCGCACCAACAGTTATTTTGGCACAATCAATCGGCCGTTGGGGCAATTTTATGAATCAGGAGGCCTTCGGTCAGGTAACATCTTTGAGCTTTCTGACTGGGCTTCATCTGCCACATTTCATCATTACCCAGATGTACATTAGCGGCGCGTATCGGCAGCCGACCTTTCTCTACGAGTCGCTGTGGAGTTTCTTAGGCTTTTTGGTGCTGATAACCTTGCGGCACAATTCCCATCTGTTTAAACGTGGCGAAGTCTTTTTAACCTATGTCATGTGGTATTCTTTTGGCAGATTCTTTGTCGAAGGCATGCGGACTGACAGTTTGATGCTTGGCGGCCTTCGGGTATCGCAGATTCTTTCAATCATTTTATTTGTTGGTGCAATCGGAATCATCATTTATCGTCGATTACGCCAGCCACATAATCCTTGGTATTTAGAGGGTTCCAAATTAACAGTTAATTGA
- the uvrB gene encoding excinuclease ABC subunit UvrB has product MIEREADRKFDLVSKYKPTGDQPDAIKKLVAGINEGKKAQILKGATGTGKTFTISNVIAQVNKPTLVLSHNKTLAGQLYGEFKEFFPHNAVEYFVSYYDYYQPEAYVPSSDTYIEKDSSINDEIDQLRHSATSSLLERNDVIVVASVSSIFGLGDPSEYRNHVVSLRVGQTIERDHFLRQLVDIQYDRNDIDFQRGRFRVHGDVVEVFPASWDEHAFRIEFFGDEIDRIREVDTLTGEVIGDRDHIAIFPATHFLTSDDVMNVALPEIKDEMDKQVAKFEKEGKLLEAQRLKQRTTYDIEMMREMGYTSGIENYSRFMDRRKPGQPPFTLLDFFPDDFLLVVDESHQTMPQIRGMYNGDQARKQQLVNYGFRLPSALDNRPLTLSEFEQHVHQVVYMSATPGPYELDQTKDVVNQVIRPTGLLDPTIDVRPIMGQMDDLVGEINKRVDKHERVFVTTLTKKMAEDLTDYLKDLGIKVKYLHSDIKTLERTQIIRDLRLGKFDVLVGINLLREGIDVPEVSLVAILDADKEGFLRNERSLIQTIGRASRNEHGAVIMYADTVTDSMKAAIDETAHRRAIQIAYNKKHGITPTTIVKPIRNLISITKGSDDAGEKDDFVESDFEQMSKKDQKDMLARLTEEMRDAAKKLDFEQAATLRDTIIELKGQTSK; this is encoded by the coding sequence TTGATTGAACGTGAAGCAGATCGAAAATTTGATCTAGTATCCAAATATAAACCAACTGGTGATCAGCCTGATGCAATCAAGAAGTTAGTGGCAGGTATTAACGAAGGCAAAAAAGCCCAAATTTTAAAAGGGGCTACTGGAACTGGGAAGACTTTTACCATTTCCAATGTGATTGCCCAGGTCAACAAGCCAACTTTGGTCTTATCGCATAATAAAACCTTAGCTGGCCAGCTGTATGGTGAATTTAAAGAGTTCTTCCCCCACAATGCCGTTGAATATTTTGTAAGTTATTATGATTATTATCAACCGGAGGCCTATGTCCCATCCAGTGACACTTACATTGAAAAGGATTCGTCGATTAATGATGAGATTGACCAGCTACGCCACTCGGCAACCAGTTCCTTACTGGAGCGTAACGATGTCATCGTGGTTGCCTCAGTTTCATCGATCTTTGGGTTGGGTGATCCATCCGAATATCGAAATCACGTTGTTTCATTGCGGGTTGGCCAGACAATTGAACGGGATCATTTTCTCCGCCAATTAGTTGATATTCAATATGACCGCAACGACATTGATTTTCAGCGTGGTCGTTTTCGAGTTCATGGGGATGTTGTTGAAGTTTTCCCGGCATCCTGGGATGAACATGCCTTTCGAATTGAGTTTTTTGGCGATGAAATTGACCGGATTCGCGAAGTGGATACTTTAACTGGTGAAGTCATCGGCGATCGGGATCATATTGCGATTTTCCCGGCGACTCACTTTTTAACCAGTGATGACGTGATGAACGTTGCACTACCAGAGATTAAAGACGAGATGGACAAGCAGGTTGCCAAGTTTGAAAAAGAAGGCAAATTACTGGAAGCACAACGGTTGAAGCAACGAACTACTTACGATATCGAAATGATGCGTGAAATGGGCTACACGAGCGGGATTGAGAATTATTCACGGTTTATGGACCGCAGAAAGCCGGGGCAGCCGCCGTTTACGCTGCTTGACTTCTTCCCTGACGATTTCTTGTTGGTCGTCGACGAATCTCACCAGACAATGCCGCAGATTCGGGGGATGTATAATGGTGACCAAGCTCGAAAGCAACAGTTGGTCAACTACGGGTTCCGGCTGCCAAGCGCACTGGACAACCGGCCACTGACATTGAGCGAATTTGAGCAGCACGTGCATCAGGTGGTCTACATGTCTGCCACTCCGGGGCCTTATGAGCTGGATCAAACCAAAGATGTGGTTAACCAGGTCATTCGACCAACCGGTTTACTGGATCCAACAATTGACGTCCGACCGATTATGGGGCAAATGGATGATTTGGTTGGTGAAATCAATAAGCGGGTTGACAAGCACGAGCGGGTCTTTGTGACCACTTTGACCAAGAAAATGGCCGAAGATTTAACTGATTATCTCAAAGATTTGGGGATCAAAGTGAAGTATCTGCATTCTGATATTAAGACTCTTGAACGAACTCAAATCATTCGCGACTTGCGGCTTGGTAAGTTTGACGTCTTGGTCGGTATTAACTTGCTGCGGGAAGGAATTGATGTTCCCGAAGTTTCCTTGGTTGCAATTTTGGATGCCGATAAGGAAGGCTTCCTCCGTAATGAGCGTTCGTTGATCCAAACTATCGGCCGGGCATCCCGGAATGAACATGGCGCTGTGATTATGTACGCGGACACCGTGACCGATTCAATGAAGGCGGCCATTGACGAAACCGCTCATCGACGGGCCATTCAAATTGCTTATAACAAGAAACATGGTATTACGCCAACCACCATCGTCAAACCAATTCGTAACTTAATTTCGATTACCAAAGGCTCGGATGATGCCGGCGAAAAGGACGACTTTGTCGAAAGTGATTTTGAACAAATGAGTAAGAAAGATCAAAAGGATATGCTGGCTCGTTTGACGGAAGAAATGCGTGACGCTGCCAAAAAGCTTGATTTTGAGCAGGCTGCTACTTTGCGTGATACAATTATTGAATTAAAGGGTCAAACGAGTAAGTAA
- a CDS encoding phage holin family protein: protein MRFLTNVLVDTILFVAISGFFPANFYVASVGIAFVAAVVLAVLNWLVRPIITILSLPINLLTLGLFTFVINGLMLELTATIVGANFRFSSFWVAIGVAILMSAVSWIIAEYFRKP from the coding sequence TTGAGATTTTTAACCAATGTCTTGGTCGATACGATCCTGTTTGTTGCGATCAGCGGCTTTTTCCCCGCCAACTTCTACGTTGCCAGCGTGGGCATTGCTTTTGTAGCGGCGGTGGTTTTAGCCGTTTTGAACTGGTTGGTCCGACCGATTATTACGATCTTGTCTTTGCCGATTAACCTTTTAACACTGGGATTATTCACATTTGTCATTAATGGGTTGATGCTTGAACTGACGGCGACGATTGTTGGGGCTAATTTCAGATTCTCATCATTTTGGGTCGCAATTGGCGTGGCCATTCTGATGTCTGCGGTCAGCTGGATCATTGCTGAATATTTCCGCAAGCCATAA
- a CDS encoding NAD(P)H-dependent glycerol-3-phosphate dehydrogenase, translated as MAKKVAVLGAGSWGSVLASLLDENGSDVKLWSYNPTQVKELNEQHTNTKYIKNFTFSDSLVATNDLKDAIDGVDYILFVVPTQVTRSVAKQVAEILADRNQKVNIIHASKGIEEKTYLRLSQVLAQEIDPKNRKSISVLSGPSQAEDVVTHDITLVTVASDSDQAATEIQGLFMNNYFRVYTSDDVIGVEIGAALKNIIALGAGALYGLGYKDNAKAALMTRGLAEISRLGTSFGANPLTFIGLSGVGDIIVTATSTNSRNWRAGNELGKGHSLDEVINNMGMVIEGIATTRAAYELSKKRGVEMPITSAIYHVLYDHADIKETINQLMTREGRSEIE; from the coding sequence ATGGCTAAAAAAGTTGCAGTGCTTGGTGCAGGTTCTTGGGGGAGTGTTCTTGCCAGTTTATTGGACGAGAATGGGTCAGACGTCAAATTATGGTCGTATAACCCGACACAAGTTAAGGAACTTAACGAACAGCATACCAACACAAAATACATCAAGAATTTCACGTTCTCAGATTCACTGGTGGCTACCAATGATTTGAAGGACGCCATCGATGGTGTTGATTACATCTTATTCGTGGTTCCCACCCAGGTAACCCGTTCAGTTGCCAAACAAGTTGCAGAAATTTTGGCCGACCGGAATCAAAAAGTGAATATCATCCATGCTTCAAAGGGAATTGAAGAAAAAACTTACTTAAGATTATCTCAAGTTCTGGCTCAAGAAATTGATCCTAAGAACCGCAAATCAATTTCAGTTCTGTCCGGCCCCAGCCAGGCTGAAGATGTCGTGACCCATGACATTACTTTGGTCACCGTTGCCAGTGATAGCGACCAAGCTGCCACTGAAATTCAAGGCTTGTTCATGAACAACTATTTCCGTGTTTATACCAGTGACGACGTCATTGGCGTCGAAATTGGCGCTGCTTTGAAGAATATTATTGCTTTGGGCGCCGGTGCCTTGTATGGGTTGGGCTACAAAGACAACGCCAAGGCGGCCTTGATGACCCGTGGGTTAGCCGAGATTTCCCGCCTTGGAACGTCGTTTGGGGCTAACCCGTTGACCTTTATCGGTTTGTCGGGCGTTGGCGATATTATTGTAACCGCCACCAGTACCAACTCCCGTAACTGGCGGGCTGGTAACGAATTAGGCAAGGGTCATTCCCTGGATGAAGTCATTAATAATATGGGAATGGTCATTGAGGGAATCGCGACAACTCGGGCTGCCTATGAACTTTCCAAGAAGCGCGGTGTTGAAATGCCAATTACTTCGGCAATTTACCACGTTTTATATGATCATGCTGATATTAAAGAAACGATTAACCAACTGATGACCCGTGAAGGCCGTTCAGAAATTGAATAA
- the hprK gene encoding HPr(Ser) kinase/phosphatase: MTESVTVADLVKNARLDVYYGKEYLEERTISTADISRPGLELTGFFNYYPVKRIQLLGITEISYSKGMSHEELLDVMQQMCQPQTPAFVVSTQLDPPEELLEAAKEQHIPVLGSKLTTSRVLSNMTNYLDDKLAERKSLHGVLVDVYGLGILITGDSGIGKSETALELVKRGHRLIADDRVEVYQQDEQTLMGTAPAILRHLLEIRGIGIIDVMTLFGAGAVRSQTKVALIIHLANYTKEAKFDRLGNGTQNVHIFDVDVPKITIPVRTGRNLAIIIEAAAMNFRAQSMGYDATETFDRNLNNLIKVNSKNDEKHKEEQEHLEEKNKDLIDGRDKDSDKK; this comes from the coding sequence TTGACTGAAAGTGTAACGGTTGCTGATTTGGTTAAAAACGCCAGGCTGGATGTCTATTATGGGAAGGAATACCTTGAAGAAAGGACCATTTCCACTGCTGATATTTCCAGACCGGGCCTAGAGCTAACCGGGTTCTTTAATTATTACCCTGTCAAACGAATTCAGCTGTTGGGCATTACTGAAATTTCATATTCCAAGGGGATGTCTCATGAAGAGCTCCTCGATGTGATGCAGCAGATGTGTCAACCACAGACGCCGGCGTTCGTGGTGTCCACCCAACTGGATCCGCCGGAAGAATTGCTGGAGGCCGCAAAAGAACAGCACATTCCCGTCCTCGGTTCCAAATTGACGACGTCTCGAGTTCTCAGTAACATGACTAATTACCTCGACGATAAATTAGCAGAACGCAAGTCGCTTCACGGCGTTTTGGTCGATGTTTATGGATTGGGAATCCTGATTACCGGTGACAGTGGAATCGGCAAGAGTGAAACGGCGTTGGAACTGGTTAAACGTGGTCACCGGCTGATTGCCGACGATCGGGTAGAGGTTTACCAACAAGATGAACAAACCTTGATGGGGACCGCCCCTGCGATTCTCCGTCACTTACTGGAAATTCGGGGAATTGGGATTATCGATGTGATGACTTTGTTTGGCGCCGGTGCTGTCCGCAGTCAGACAAAAGTCGCCTTAATTATTCATCTGGCCAACTACACCAAGGAAGCCAAGTTTGATCGTTTGGGCAACGGGACTCAGAATGTCCATATTTTTGATGTCGATGTGCCGAAAATCACGATTCCCGTTCGAACCGGCCGAAATTTGGCGATCATCATTGAAGCCGCTGCCATGAACTTCCGTGCCCAAAGTATGGGCTATGACGCGACTGAAACCTTTGACCGTAACTTGAATAATTTAATCAAGGTCAACAGCAAAAACGACGAAAAGCATAAAGAAGAACAGGAACATCTTGAGGAGAAAAATAAAGATCTCATCGATGGTCGTGACAAAGATTCAGATAAAAAATAG
- the trxB gene encoding thioredoxin-disulfide reductase — MAKQYDVVIIGAGPGGMTAALYASRANLSVAMIDRGIYGGQMNNTAAIENYPGFKSIMGPDLAQNMYDSSINFGAEYVYGTVSAVEDHGDYKIVKTDEDEIQAKVVIIATGSEYKKLGIPGEHEYGGKGVSYCAVCDGAFFKNKEVVVVGGGDSAIEEASYLAGIVDHVTVIHRRDQLRAQKVIQDRAFANDKIDFVWNSNVTEVLGDDNKVTGVKVVNNQTNEESVLETSGVFIYVGLLPMTDAFKDLDITDEDGWIQTNDQMETSIPGIYAIGDVRQKDLRQIATAVGEGGIAGQQAFKYVESLADTSKSSVSEH; from the coding sequence ATGGCTAAACAATATGATGTCGTGATTATTGGTGCCGGCCCCGGCGGCATGACAGCTGCTCTATATGCTTCACGAGCCAACCTGTCAGTTGCAATGATCGATCGGGGAATTTATGGCGGCCAGATGAACAACACAGCTGCCATTGAGAACTATCCTGGTTTTAAATCAATCATGGGTCCAGATCTCGCTCAGAATATGTACGACAGTTCAATTAACTTTGGTGCGGAATACGTTTATGGAACCGTCAGTGCTGTGGAAGATCACGGTGACTATAAGATCGTCAAGACCGACGAAGACGAAATCCAAGCCAAAGTGGTCATCATCGCAACCGGTTCCGAATATAAGAAATTAGGGATCCCCGGAGAACACGAATACGGTGGCAAAGGGGTTTCGTACTGCGCTGTCTGCGATGGGGCCTTCTTCAAGAACAAAGAAGTCGTCGTTGTCGGCGGTGGAGATTCTGCGATTGAAGAAGCCTCTTACCTCGCTGGAATCGTTGATCATGTGACAGTTATTCATCGCCGTGACCAACTGCGTGCCCAAAAGGTTATCCAAGACCGGGCATTCGCCAACGACAAGATTGATTTTGTTTGGAATTCCAACGTCACGGAAGTTTTGGGTGACGATAACAAAGTTACCGGCGTTAAAGTAGTCAATAACCAGACAAATGAAGAATCAGTTCTTGAGACGTCTGGGGTCTTTATTTACGTTGGTCTGCTGCCAATGACCGATGCTTTTAAAGATTTGGACATTACTGATGAAGATGGCTGGATTCAAACCAACGATCAGATGGAAACGTCAATTCCTGGTATTTATGCCATTGGTGACGTTCGACAAAAGGATCTTCGTCAGATTGCAACAGCTGTTGGCGAAGGTGGGATTGCCGGTCAACAAGCATTCAAGTATGTTGAATCATTGGCTGACACATCAAAGTCCAGTGTTTCGGAACACTAA
- the galU gene encoding UTP--glucose-1-phosphate uridylyltransferase GalU, whose amino-acid sequence MTRKVTKAVIPAAGLGTRFLPETKALPKEMLPIVDTPTIQFIVEEAKQAGIKDIVIVIGKGKRSIEDHFDSNPELEMNLEERHKNDILETIRKTNDMNIYFIRQSHPRGLGDAIYTARSFISNEPFVVMLGDDVMQDKVPLTKQLMESYQQTGASTLAVKKVAHKDISKYGVIDPSEEVRPGLFNVKKFVEKPTPEKAPSDLAIIGRYLLTPEIFGILENAKPDKTGEIQLTSAIDTLNQTQRVFAHEFKGERFDTGNKLSWLKTNIIFGLRHPEISDGLRTYLKDLGAQLTEEDKKK is encoded by the coding sequence ATGACCAGAAAAGTAACCAAAGCAGTCATTCCGGCTGCCGGTTTAGGAACCAGATTTTTACCGGAAACCAAGGCACTCCCAAAGGAAATGCTGCCGATTGTTGATACACCGACAATTCAGTTTATTGTTGAAGAAGCCAAACAGGCGGGGATCAAAGACATTGTGATTGTCATCGGTAAAGGCAAACGCTCAATCGAAGATCACTTTGACTCGAATCCCGAGTTGGAAATGAACTTGGAGGAACGGCACAAGAACGATATTCTTGAAACCATTCGCAAGACCAACGACATGAATATTTACTTCATTCGTCAGTCTCATCCCCGTGGGCTGGGTGATGCAATTTACACCGCCCGCAGTTTCATTAGCAATGAACCGTTTGTGGTCATGCTTGGTGATGACGTGATGCAGGACAAAGTGCCACTGACCAAACAATTAATGGAAAGCTACCAGCAGACTGGAGCTTCCACATTAGCAGTGAAGAAAGTTGCCCACAAAGATATCTCCAAATATGGGGTCATCGATCCCTCTGAAGAGGTCCGCCCAGGCTTGTTCAACGTTAAAAAGTTCGTTGAAAAGCCAACGCCAGAGAAAGCGCCCAGCGATTTAGCGATTATTGGCCGCTACTTGTTGACGCCTGAAATCTTCGGCATTTTGGAAAACGCCAAACCGGATAAAACTGGTGAAATTCAACTGACATCTGCAATTGACACCTTGAACCAGACACAGCGGGTCTTTGCTCATGAATTTAAGGGTGAACGATTCGATACCGGGAACAAATTAAGCTGGCTCAAAACCAACATCATCTTTGGCCTGCGCCATCCGGAAATTTCTGATGGTTTGCGAACTTATCTCAAAGATTTAGGCGCCCAATTAACTGAAGAAGACAAAAAGAAGTAA
- the uvrA gene encoding excinuclease ABC subunit UvrA — protein sequence MAMDKIVIRGARAHNLKNVNVTIPKNKLVVMTGLSGSGKSSLAFDTLYAEGQRRYVESLSSYARQFLGQMDKPDVDSIDGLSPAISIDQKTTSKNPRSTVGTVTEINDYFRLLWARVGVPICPNDGSVISSQSVDQMIDQIMKLPERTKLQILSPIVRGKKGQHKKIFEKIKREGFVRVQVDGKTYDIDEAPELDKNKNHDINIIIDRIIVKDGINNRLSDSLEAALRLSGGYAVADFLGERDPLMFSEHYACPICGFTVGELEPRLFSFNSPLGACPDCDGLGMKLEVDEDLVVPDRTKTLAEGALAPWNSASSKWYPNMLKQVCDAQGIDMDVPFNKLPKKQQTFVLYGSKTKSFHFVLQSDFGGIRDVDGPFEGVVNNVDRRYHNTSSDFTRDNLSQYMTELTCQTCHGYRLNRQALAVKVGKHNVAQISALDVTAELNFFKSLTFGEQDTMIAKSIIKEITDRLTFLRNVGLDYLTLSRSARTLSGGEAQRIRLATQIGSNLTGVLYILDEPSIGLHQRDNDRLIASLKKMRDLGNTLIVVEHDEDTMRAADYIVDIGPGAGQQGGRVMAVGTPADIEKVPESITGQYLSGKRFIPVPDKRRKGNGKEIRVTGAAENNLKDLTVDFPLGKMVVMTGVSGSGKSTLVNDILKKALAQKLNHNSEKPGKYKSISGYKNIEKIIDIDQTPIGRTPRSNPATYTGVFDDIRGLFANTNDAKLRGFKKGRFSFNVKGGRCETCHGDGILKIEMNFLPDVYVPCEVCHGKRYNAETLEVEYKGKNIADVLDMTVDEAVDFFSAIPKISRKLQTIKDVGLGYVHLGQPATTLSGGEAQRMKLASELHKKANGQNFYILDEPTTGLHSEDIRRLLGVLQKLVDQGNTVLIIEHNLDVVKSADYLIDLGPEGGDGGGTVVATGTPEQLAKVPESYTGQYLKPVLERDKKLTKQAEKQAVKASK from the coding sequence TTGGCAATGGATAAAATCGTCATTCGTGGGGCACGTGCCCACAACTTAAAAAATGTGAATGTGACAATTCCAAAAAATAAACTGGTTGTCATGACTGGCTTATCGGGCTCGGGGAAAAGCTCGCTGGCCTTCGATACACTTTATGCGGAAGGCCAGCGCCGATACGTTGAAAGTTTGTCATCATACGCGCGTCAATTTCTGGGGCAAATGGATAAGCCGGATGTCGATTCAATTGATGGCTTGAGTCCAGCAATTTCGATTGATCAAAAAACCACTTCCAAGAACCCTAGGTCGACGGTTGGAACGGTCACTGAAATCAATGATTATTTTCGACTGTTGTGGGCCCGAGTGGGGGTACCAATCTGTCCCAACGACGGCTCGGTGATTTCCAGTCAATCAGTTGACCAGATGATCGACCAGATCATGAAACTGCCTGAGAGAACAAAATTGCAGATTCTGTCACCAATCGTACGTGGGAAAAAAGGTCAACACAAAAAGATTTTTGAAAAGATCAAGCGTGAAGGCTTTGTTCGGGTACAGGTTGATGGCAAAACCTATGATATTGATGAAGCACCGGAACTCGATAAAAATAAGAACCATGACATTAATATTATTATTGACCGAATTATTGTCAAAGATGGCATTAATAACCGATTGTCAGATTCATTGGAAGCTGCTTTGCGCCTTAGTGGCGGTTATGCCGTCGCTGATTTTTTGGGCGAGCGCGATCCACTGATGTTTTCAGAACACTACGCCTGCCCAATTTGCGGATTCACAGTCGGTGAACTCGAACCACGGCTGTTTTCCTTTAACTCACCGCTGGGCGCTTGTCCCGACTGTGATGGTTTGGGAATGAAGCTGGAAGTCGATGAAGATTTGGTGGTTCCTGATCGAACCAAGACTTTGGCCGAAGGGGCTCTGGCACCTTGGAATTCTGCTAGTTCCAAATGGTATCCGAATATGCTCAAGCAGGTTTGTGATGCTCAAGGCATCGACATGGACGTGCCATTTAACAAACTGCCGAAGAAACAGCAAACCTTTGTGTTATACGGTTCAAAGACCAAATCATTCCATTTTGTCCTCCAAAGTGACTTTGGCGGCATCCGTGATGTTGACGGCCCGTTTGAAGGGGTTGTCAATAACGTCGACCGGCGCTATCACAACACCAGCAGCGACTTTACCAGGGACAATTTAAGTCAGTATATGACCGAATTAACTTGTCAGACCTGCCACGGCTATCGTTTGAACCGTCAGGCATTGGCTGTTAAGGTTGGCAAGCATAACGTTGCCCAAATTTCAGCTCTTGATGTCACAGCAGAATTGAACTTCTTTAAATCGCTGACATTTGGTGAACAGGATACAATGATTGCCAAATCAATTATCAAAGAAATTACTGATCGACTGACTTTTCTAAGAAATGTTGGGTTGGATTACCTGACCCTCTCACGTTCCGCTCGGACTTTATCAGGCGGGGAAGCTCAGCGAATTCGCTTGGCAACTCAGATTGGTTCAAATTTGACGGGCGTTCTTTATATTCTTGACGAGCCCTCAATTGGGCTGCATCAACGGGATAATGACCGACTGATTGCCTCCCTCAAGAAAATGCGCGATTTGGGCAATACCCTGATCGTGGTCGAGCATGATGAGGATACCATGCGGGCTGCCGATTATATCGTCGACATCGGCCCGGGTGCCGGTCAGCAAGGCGGTCGGGTAATGGCCGTCGGAACACCCGCCGACATTGAAAAAGTACCGGAATCGATCACCGGCCAATACCTCTCAGGCAAGCGGTTTATTCCGGTTCCAGATAAGCGCCGCAAGGGAAACGGTAAGGAAATTCGAGTCACTGGTGCTGCTGAGAACAACCTCAAGGATTTGACGGTTGATTTTCCGCTCGGCAAGATGGTTGTGATGACAGGTGTCTCCGGCTCCGGTAAGTCGACTTTGGTCAATGATATTTTGAAAAAGGCCCTTGCCCAGAAACTCAATCATAATTCCGAGAAGCCGGGTAAATACAAGTCCATTTCTGGTTATAAAAATATTGAAAAAATTATCGATATTGACCAAACGCCAATCGGTCGAACACCGCGTTCCAACCCAGCCACCTATACCGGTGTGTTTGACGACATTCGCGGCTTGTTTGCCAATACCAACGATGCCAAACTTCGGGGCTTCAAAAAGGGCCGCTTTAGTTTTAACGTTAAGGGCGGTCGCTGTGAAACCTGTCATGGTGACGGCATCTTGAAGATTGAAATGAACTTTCTGCCAGACGTTTACGTTCCTTGTGAAGTATGTCATGGCAAGCGGTACAATGCCGAGACCCTTGAGGTTGAATACAAAGGCAAGAATATCGCCGATGTATTGGACATGACCGTTGACGAAGCCGTGGACTTTTTCAGTGCCATCCCTAAAATTTCTCGCAAGCTTCAAACAATTAAAGACGTTGGTTTGGGATATGTTCATTTGGGCCAGCCGGCCACAACTTTATCTGGTGGGGAAGCCCAACGAATGAAGTTGGCTTCTGAGCTGCATAAGAAGGCCAATGGCCAAAACTTCTACATTCTCGATGAACCAACCACCGGTCTTCATAGTGAGGATATTCGGCGATTATTAGGCGTCCTTCAAAAGCTGGTTGATCAAGGCAATACCGTTTTGATCATTGAGCACAACTTGGATGTCGTTAAGAGTGCCGATTATCTGATTGATTTGGGACCGGAAGGCGGCGATGGTGGGGGAACGGTCGTTGCGACCGGGACTCCCGAACAGTTGGCCAAAGTCCCTGAGAGTTACACTGGTCAGTACCTTAAGCCCGTCCTTGAAAGGGATAAGAAATTGACCAAGCAGGCTGAAAAGCAGGCAGTCAAAGCAAGTAAATAA
- a CDS encoding YfbR-like 5'-deoxynucleotidase has translation MGMHQYLESLDELELINRAPGYFKFEQHSVAAHSFKVTEIAQFLGDVEENAGEKVDWRGLYEKALNHDYTERFIGDIKTPVKYATPKLRSMLADVDDKLTENFVQNEIPDEFQDAYRRRLSEGKDDSLEGRILAVADKVDLLYESFGEIQKGNPEEVYPEMYKESLSTMLEYRDMHCVQYVLTKVIPDMLAENFTTQDKLRRLTRKVLKKEDNSKE, from the coding sequence ATGGGAATGCATCAGTATTTGGAAAGTTTAGACGAGTTGGAATTGATCAATCGAGCACCTGGCTACTTTAAATTCGAACAGCATTCGGTTGCTGCCCATTCATTCAAGGTAACTGAAATTGCCCAATTTTTAGGTGACGTCGAGGAAAATGCCGGCGAAAAAGTCGACTGGCGCGGGTTGTATGAAAAAGCCCTCAATCATGATTATACCGAGCGGTTTATTGGTGACATCAAGACGCCGGTCAAGTATGCAACACCCAAGCTGCGTTCAATGCTGGCTGATGTGGATGATAAATTGACGGAAAACTTTGTCCAAAATGAAATTCCGGATGAATTTCAAGATGCCTACCGAAGACGTCTGTCGGAAGGCAAGGATGATAGTTTGGAAGGCCGTATTTTAGCGGTGGCCGATAAAGTTGACCTGTTGTATGAATCCTTTGGCGAAATTCAAAAAGGTAATCCCGAGGAAGTCTACCCTGAGATGTATAAAGAGAGCCTCTCAACGATGCTGGAGTACCGTGATATGCATTGTGTTCAGTATGTTTTGACGAAAGTCATTCCGGATATGCTGGCCGAAAACTTTACGACTCAGGATAAATTAAGACGGCTCACCCGCAAAGTTTTAAAAAAGGAAGACAATTCCAAGGAATAA